The Hyperolius riggenbachi isolate aHypRig1 chromosome 3, aHypRig1.pri, whole genome shotgun sequence genome window below encodes:
- the SPMIP1 gene encoding protein SPMIP1, with amino-acid sequence MAREFNLTTQKQEFLKECYVKEILTRFHWRHQHGQNLPSLAKPKCNTAKPKTKNRFSLPTIPNASSCGNKNEEAAEGIHTNAQRVTDNGEVDDEEGADINDSLMRPASPRTQRLLYFGTSKEEEGRYRYMKTRNNLKPQDKYSYPLITSFEYGWHIGNIADNQSSVFRRCRIVRDTFFRKNGIPTDPDPKDMAL; translated from the exons ATGGCACGGGAGTTTAATCTAACCACACAGAAGCAGGAATTTCTAAAAGAGTGTTATGTGAAAGAGATCCTGACCCGTTTTCACTGGCGCCATCAGCACGGACAGAACTTGCCATCTCTTGCAAAACCAAAATGTAATACTGCTAAGCCTAAAACTAAGAATCGCTTCAGCCTGCCCACTATTCCTAATGCAAGTTCCTGTGGCAACAAGAATGAGGAAGCAGCTGAAGGTATCCATACAAATGCCCAAAGAGTGACAGATAACGGGGAAGTGGATGACGAAGAGGGAGCTGACATAAATGACAGTCTGATGAGGCCCGCCAGCCCCAGAACACAGCGGCTTCTCTACTTTGGCACATCTAAAGAGGAAGAAGGACGATACCGCTATATGAAAACAAGAAACAATCTCAAACCACAGGACAAATATAGCTACCCATTAATTACAAGCTTTGAATATGGATGGCATATAG GTAATATAGCTGACAATCAAAGCAGCGTGTTTCGGCGGTGTCGAATAGTGAGGGACACCTTCTTCAGGAAGAATGGGATCCCCACTGATCCAGACCCCAAGGATATGGCCTTGTAA